A region from the Falco rusticolus isolate bFalRus1 chromosome 4, bFalRus1.pri, whole genome shotgun sequence genome encodes:
- the LSM3 gene encoding U6 snRNA-associated Sm-like protein LSm3: protein MADEVDQQQTTNTVEEPLDLIRLSLDERIYVKMRNDRELRGRLHAYDQHLNMILGDVEETVTTIEIDEETYEEIYKSTKRNIPMLFVRGDGVVLVAPPLRVG from the exons caacaaacaacaaatactGTAGAGGAGCCACTTGATCTCATCAGACTCAGTCTAGATGAGCGTATCTATGTCAAAATGAGGAATGACAGAGAGCTCAGAGGCAGACTACAT GCATATGATCAGCACTTAAATATGATTTTGGGTGACGTGGAAGAAACTGTAACTACAATAGAGATTGATGAAGAAACCTATGAAGAGATTTATAAA TCTACCAAGAGGAATATTCCGATGCTCTTTGTCAGAGGTGATGGTGTTGTGCTTGTAGCTCCACCATTGAGGGTTGGTTGA